Proteins found in one Amycolatopsis aidingensis genomic segment:
- a CDS encoding CDP-alcohol phosphatidyltransferase family protein yields MSDAPEPAGAPESPSLARQALTVPNLLSILRLALVPVFLWLLLGPEEDGWALAILVFAGVSDWLDGKLARWLNQMSRLGQLLDPAADRLYIAATLLAFLLREIVPWWVVAALIGRELVVGLCLLVLRRNGYGPPEVTYIGKSATFNLMYAFPLLLLTQGGSTVAELARPVAYAFTIWGGALYLWSGALYVLQTARAISLHRGAETAG; encoded by the coding sequence GTGAGTGACGCTCCCGAGCCCGCCGGCGCGCCCGAGTCGCCCTCGCTCGCCCGGCAGGCGCTGACCGTCCCGAACCTGCTTTCCATTCTGCGCCTTGCGCTCGTCCCGGTCTTCCTGTGGCTGCTGCTCGGTCCGGAGGAGGACGGCTGGGCACTGGCGATCCTGGTGTTCGCCGGTGTCAGCGACTGGCTGGACGGCAAGCTGGCCCGCTGGCTGAACCAGATGAGCAGGCTCGGCCAGCTGCTCGACCCCGCGGCGGACCGGCTCTACATCGCCGCGACCCTGCTGGCCTTCCTGCTGCGCGAGATCGTGCCCTGGTGGGTGGTGGCGGCCCTGATCGGGCGCGAGCTGGTGGTCGGGCTGTGCCTGCTGGTGCTACGGCGCAACGGTTACGGGCCGCCCGAGGTCACCTACATCGGCAAGAGCGCCACGTTCAACCTGATGTACGCGTTCCCCCTGCTGCTGCTCACCCAGGGCGGATCGACGGTGGCCGAGCTCGCCCGCCCGGTCGCCTACGCCTTCACCATCTGGGGTGGTGCGCTGTACCTCTGGTCGGGTGCGCTCTATGTACTCCAGACGGCGCGGGCGATCTCGCTGCACAGGGGTGCCGAAACGGCCGGGTAA
- a CDS encoding crotonase/enoyl-CoA hydratase family protein, whose product MTDTADSLDNLVSLQVTRSEHVAEVTLLGPGKGNAMGPDFWRELPVVFRALDADPQVRAIVLTGSGKHFSYGLDLPAMMPGWAEYLTGEALAAPRRAFLEEIRTLQESVNSVAAVRKPVIAAVSGWCIGGGVDVISAADIRLASADAAFSVREVKVAIVADLGSLQRLGAIIGEGHLRELAFTGKDIDAARAERIGLVNEVHPDREALLAAARELAAEIAANPPLVVQGVKDVLSVNTEQQVTAGLRYVSTWNAAFLPSKDLAEAVQAFMERREPDYQGE is encoded by the coding sequence ATGACTGATACCGCCGACAGCCTCGACAATCTGGTCTCCCTGCAGGTCACCCGCAGCGAGCACGTCGCAGAGGTCACCCTGCTCGGTCCGGGCAAGGGCAACGCCATGGGCCCGGACTTCTGGCGCGAGCTGCCCGTGGTCTTCCGCGCGCTGGACGCCGACCCGCAGGTCAGGGCGATCGTGCTGACCGGGAGCGGGAAGCACTTCTCCTACGGGCTGGACCTGCCCGCGATGATGCCGGGCTGGGCCGAGTACCTCACCGGGGAGGCACTGGCGGCACCGCGGAGGGCCTTCCTCGAGGAGATCCGCACCCTGCAGGAGTCGGTGAACTCGGTCGCCGCGGTACGCAAGCCGGTGATCGCCGCCGTGTCCGGCTGGTGCATCGGCGGCGGGGTGGACGTGATCAGCGCCGCCGATATCCGGCTGGCCAGCGCGGACGCCGCCTTCAGCGTGCGCGAGGTGAAGGTGGCGATCGTCGCGGATCTGGGCAGCCTGCAGCGGCTCGGCGCGATCATCGGCGAGGGGCACCTGCGCGAGCTCGCCTTCACCGGCAAGGACATCGACGCGGCAAGGGCCGAGCGGATCGGCCTGGTGAACGAGGTCCACCCGGACCGCGAGGCGCTGCTGGCGGCGGCACGTGAACTGGCGGCGGAGATCGCGGCCAACCCGCCGTTGGTGGTGCAGGGCGTCAAGGACGTGCTCTCGGTCAACACCGAGCAGCAGGTCACCGCCGGGCTGCGTTACGTGTCCACCTGGAACGCGGCCTTCCTGCCGAGCAAGGACCTCGCCGAGGCGGTGCAGGCCTTCATGGAGCGGCGGGAACCGGACTACCAGGGCGAATAG
- a CDS encoding alpha/beta fold hydrolase: MQDSATALDDTGGRDAAAPPSRPRAARPIELAGSFHWGEHRLAYTEYGSGDRVVLLTHGIMFTRRMHAPLARKLAASGYRVLTLDLLGHGDSDRPGESWRYSLPAFAEQALALLDHLGVDRAVVGGTSLGANVALEVAVAAPDRLPGMIVEMPVLDNAVFAGLLAFPPLLFAARFLPVTVRGVAAVAHRIPHGNQWVDVLTDTLDQQPAALAALLHGVLFGRIAPPKSARRRIEVPALVLGHQGDPIHPFGDADTLAADLPNAEFVRARSPVELRFDPARLTEAITGFLDRRYAH, from the coding sequence ATGCAGGACAGCGCCACCGCACTGGACGACACGGGCGGGCGGGACGCCGCGGCACCGCCCTCCCGTCCGCGCGCCGCCCGGCCGATCGAGCTCGCCGGGTCCTTCCACTGGGGCGAGCACCGGCTGGCCTACACCGAGTACGGCTCAGGAGACCGGGTCGTGCTGCTGACCCACGGCATCATGTTCACCCGGCGGATGCACGCCCCGCTGGCACGGAAACTGGCGGCGTCCGGCTACCGGGTGCTCACCCTCGACCTGCTCGGGCACGGCGACTCGGACCGGCCGGGCGAGTCCTGGCGATACTCGCTGCCCGCCTTCGCCGAGCAGGCGCTGGCGCTGCTGGACCACCTCGGCGTGGACCGCGCGGTGGTGGGCGGCACCTCGCTGGGCGCCAACGTCGCGCTGGAGGTGGCGGTGGCAGCCCCGGATCGGCTGCCCGGGATGATCGTGGAGATGCCGGTGCTGGACAACGCCGTGTTCGCCGGGCTGCTGGCCTTCCCGCCCCTGCTGTTCGCCGCCCGGTTCCTGCCGGTCACCGTGCGGGGCGTGGCCGCGGTGGCGCACCGGATCCCGCATGGCAACCAATGGGTGGACGTGCTCACCGACACCCTGGACCAGCAACCCGCCGCGCTGGCCGCCCTGCTGCACGGGGTGCTGTTCGGCCGGATCGCGCCGCCGAAGTCGGCGCGGCGCCGGATCGAGGTGCCCGCGCTCGTGCTCGGGCACCAGGGCGATCCGATCCACCCCTTCGGCGATGCCGACACGCTGGCGGCCGACCTGCCGAACGCGGAGTTCGTACGCGCCCGCAGCCCGGTCGAGCTACGCTTCGACCCGGCCCGCCTTACCGAGGCCATCACCGGCTTCCTGGACCGCCGCTACGCTCACTGA
- the cobA gene encoding uroporphyrinogen-III C-methyltransferase, with protein MAEEHHYLVGLDLTGRRVVVVGGGTVAQRRLPRLVRAGAAVELISPGTTPAVGAMADAGEFVWHRRGYTEGDLDGAWYALACTDDPAVNAAVCAEAERARVFCVRADAGPAGSAVTPATGDHEGLLVGVLSGGEFRRSAAVRDGLLDALRAGTVPDTEGGDDLGHPAGVALVGGGPGDPELITVRGRRLLARADVVVVDRLAPRELLDELAPQVEVVDAAKIPYGRAASQEVINRTLIEHASAGRFVVRLKGGDPYVFGRGFEELLACVEAGVPVTMVPGITSPFAVPAVADIPVTHRGVAHEVVVVSGHLPPGHAESLVDWDALGRLRGTLVLMMGVERLDRFADALLDAGRPADTPVAVIQDGTMRSQRVLRSTLKAIAADAAEAAIKPPAITVIGPVAGLSPDAQ; from the coding sequence ATGGCGGAAGAGCACCATTACCTCGTTGGCCTGGACCTGACCGGCCGCAGGGTCGTCGTCGTCGGCGGCGGCACCGTGGCCCAGCGGCGCCTGCCGCGCCTGGTGCGCGCGGGAGCGGCGGTCGAGCTGATCTCACCGGGTACCACCCCCGCGGTGGGCGCGATGGCCGATGCGGGCGAGTTCGTCTGGCACCGGCGCGGCTATACCGAGGGTGACCTTGATGGCGCCTGGTACGCCCTGGCCTGCACCGACGATCCCGCGGTGAACGCGGCGGTGTGTGCCGAGGCGGAGCGCGCCAGGGTGTTCTGCGTGCGGGCCGACGCCGGGCCGGCAGGCAGCGCGGTGACCCCGGCCACGGGGGACCACGAGGGCCTGCTGGTCGGCGTGCTCTCCGGGGGAGAGTTCCGCCGCTCCGCCGCGGTCCGCGACGGCCTGCTGGACGCCCTGCGGGCGGGTACCGTGCCGGACACCGAGGGCGGTGACGACCTGGGGCACCCGGCCGGGGTGGCACTGGTCGGCGGCGGCCCCGGCGACCCCGAGCTGATCACCGTGCGGGGCAGGCGGCTGCTGGCCAGGGCCGATGTCGTGGTGGTTGACCGGCTGGCCCCGCGTGAACTGCTGGACGAGCTGGCCCCGCAGGTGGAGGTGGTGGACGCCGCCAAGATCCCCTACGGCCGGGCCGCCAGCCAGGAGGTGATCAACCGGACCCTGATCGAGCATGCCAGTGCGGGCCGGTTCGTGGTGCGGCTCAAGGGTGGCGACCCCTACGTCTTCGGCCGTGGCTTCGAGGAACTGCTGGCCTGTGTGGAGGCGGGCGTGCCGGTGACCATGGTGCCGGGAATCACCAGCCCGTTCGCCGTTCCCGCGGTGGCCGATATCCCGGTGACCCACCGGGGCGTCGCGCACGAGGTGGTCGTGGTGTCCGGTCACCTGCCCCCCGGACATGCGGAGTCCCTCGTCGACTGGGACGCGCTCGGGCGGTTGCGCGGCACCCTGGTGCTGATGATGGGCGTGGAACGACTGGACCGGTTCGCCGACGCGCTGCTGGACGCGGGCAGGCCCGCGGACACCCCGGTCGCGGTGATCCAGGACGGCACCATGCGCAGCCAGCGCGTGCTGCGCTCCACCCTGAAGGCGATCGCGGCCGACGCCGCCGAGGCGGCGATCAAACCGCCCGCCATCACCGTCATCGGGCCCGTGGCCGGCCTGTCCCCCGACGCTCAGTGA
- a CDS encoding ankyrin repeat domain-containing protein: protein MTETPEPEPDPELLALWAKVFGFARRGETDRLVAYVEAGIPANLTNDKGDTLVMLAAYHGHADAVTALLERGADPNRLNDRGQSPLAGAVFKAEPEVVKALLGGGADPSAGQPSALETARMFDNQEMLGLLEP, encoded by the coding sequence ATGACCGAGACGCCGGAACCCGAACCGGACCCGGAGCTGCTGGCGCTGTGGGCGAAGGTGTTCGGTTTCGCCCGGCGGGGTGAAACCGACCGCCTGGTGGCCTACGTGGAGGCGGGCATTCCGGCGAACCTCACCAACGACAAGGGCGACACGCTGGTGATGCTCGCCGCATATCACGGGCACGCGGACGCGGTGACCGCCCTGCTCGAGCGGGGCGCCGACCCGAACCGGCTGAACGACCGGGGGCAGAGCCCGCTCGCCGGCGCGGTGTTCAAGGCGGAGCCCGAGGTGGTGAAAGCGCTGCTCGGCGGGGGAGCGGACCCCTCGGCAGGGCAGCCGTCCGCGCTGGAGACCGCCCGGATGTTCGACAACCAGGAGATGCTCGGGTTGCTGGAGCCCTGA
- the rpsR gene encoding 30S ribosomal protein S18, with the protein MTKTPKPKQRRRSPLTAEQLSGLHWTDVDLLRKFISDRGKIRSRRVTGLTPQQQKQVAVAIKNAREMALLPYPHGRRG; encoded by the coding sequence GTGACGAAAACGCCGAAACCGAAGCAGCGCAGGCGCAGCCCGCTGACCGCCGAGCAGCTGAGCGGCCTGCACTGGACCGATGTCGACCTGCTGCGCAAGTTCATCTCCGACCGCGGCAAGATCCGCTCCCGCCGGGTGACCGGACTGACCCCACAGCAGCAGAAACAGGTGGCGGTGGCCATCAAGAACGCACGCGAGATGGCCCTGCTGCCCTACCCCCACGGGCGGCGCGGTTGA
- the rpsN gene encoding 30S ribosomal protein S14, with product MAKKSKIAKNERRKEIVARYAERRAELKATIRSPRSTAEERAAAVSALQALPRDASPTRIRNRDVVDGRPRGHFRAFGLSRVRLREMAHRGELPGVSKSSW from the coding sequence ATGGCGAAGAAGTCCAAGATCGCCAAGAACGAGCGGCGCAAGGAGATCGTCGCCAGGTACGCCGAGCGCAGGGCCGAGCTGAAGGCCACCATCCGCTCGCCGCGGTCCACCGCCGAGGAACGCGCGGCAGCGGTGTCGGCCCTGCAGGCCCTGCCACGGGACGCCAGCCCTACCCGGATCCGCAACCGGGACGTGGTGGACGGCAGGCCGCGCGGCCACTTCCGGGCGTTCGGCCTGTCCAGGGTGCGGCTGCGGGAGATGGCACATCGCGGCGAACTGCCCGGCGTCAGCAAGTCGAGTTGGTGA
- the rpmG gene encoding 50S ribosomal protein L33, whose product MARDDVRPVIKLRSTAGTGYTYVTRKNRRNDPERMVLRKYDPVVRAHVEFREER is encoded by the coding sequence ATGGCCCGCGACGACGTCCGTCCGGTGATCAAGCTGCGGTCCACCGCCGGCACCGGCTACACCTACGTGACCAGGAAGAACCGGCGTAACGACCCGGAGCGCATGGTGCTGCGCAAGTACGACCCGGTGGTCAGGGCCCATGTCGAGTTCCGGGAGGAGCGCTGA
- the rpmB gene encoding 50S ribosomal protein L28 gives MSAVCQVTGRAPGYGKQVSHSHRRSSRRWEPNVQTRRYWVPSLRRRVRLRVSVKGMKTIDRRGIDAVVAELLAKGVRL, from the coding sequence ATGTCAGCCGTGTGCCAGGTCACCGGTCGCGCGCCGGGATATGGCAAGCAGGTCTCGCACTCCCACCGGCGAAGCTCCCGCCGGTGGGAGCCCAATGTGCAGACCCGCCGGTACTGGGTGCCGAGCCTGCGGCGCCGGGTGCGGCTGCGGGTCTCGGTCAAGGGGATGAAGACGATCGACCGGCGGGGCATCGACGCGGTCGTGGCCGAGCTGCTGGCAAAGGGGGTCCGGCTCTGA
- the mrf gene encoding ribosome hibernation factor-recruiting GTPase MRF, which produces MTQHDRVPLTLIGGLSPTANTRLTDTLRAGDPGTAVVHHDLRHIGSGVVRRRLQLGHRDQLTALELAHGCVSCTLREDLLPLLRRLGRMPEVRRILVRLDPAMEPEPVSWALHHVLVGDRPVLADLRIEAVYSALDHASWFEAATGEDTLAECGLQASAEDERTLAQVALAQVEFADVLVLDGAATDGWSAARTAAVLDRVAPTAPRAELAGADGSTLRAAVPAEARRGELTDQHGALLRGQPPLHTDCGICLFTFTARRPFHPQRLHAAIDVLLDGVVRTRGRAWVASQPDVAFWIESAGGGLGIGHAGGWLAAAEGPEWLEVSPERRTLAALRWDPAFGDRAQELVIVAHQAIPEEIEAALHGALLTDEELAAGEHAWRRYPDPFGSWHEEPCADTELAPGRHDAGAQTGKDDTL; this is translated from the coding sequence GTGACCCAGCACGACCGCGTACCGCTGACCCTCATCGGCGGCCTGTCCCCCACCGCGAACACCCGGCTCACCGACACCCTGCGAGCCGGGGATCCTGGCACCGCCGTGGTGCACCACGACCTGCGCCATATCGGCTCCGGTGTGGTGCGCAGGCGTCTGCAGCTCGGCCACCGCGACCAGCTCACCGCGCTCGAGCTGGCGCACGGGTGCGTTTCCTGCACCCTGCGCGAGGACCTGCTGCCGTTGCTGCGCAGGCTGGGCCGGATGCCCGAGGTCCGGCGCATCCTGGTCCGGCTCGACCCGGCGATGGAGCCGGAACCGGTGAGCTGGGCGCTGCATCACGTGCTGGTCGGTGACCGGCCGGTGCTGGCGGACCTGCGGATCGAGGCCGTGTACTCGGCACTCGACCACGCGAGCTGGTTCGAGGCGGCCACCGGGGAGGACACCCTGGCCGAGTGCGGCCTGCAGGCCAGCGCGGAGGACGAGCGGACCCTCGCCCAGGTCGCACTGGCGCAGGTCGAGTTCGCCGACGTGCTGGTACTGGACGGGGCGGCCACCGACGGGTGGAGCGCCGCCCGCACCGCGGCGGTCCTGGACCGGGTGGCGCCCACCGCGCCCCGGGCCGAACTGGCCGGCGCGGACGGGAGCACGCTGCGCGCGGCCGTCCCCGCCGAGGCGCGCCGCGGGGAGCTCACCGACCAGCACGGCGCCCTGCTACGCGGGCAGCCGCCCCTGCACACCGACTGCGGGATCTGCCTTTTCACCTTCACCGCACGGCGGCCGTTCCACCCGCAACGCCTGCACGCGGCGATCGACGTGCTGCTGGACGGCGTGGTGCGCACCCGCGGGCGTGCCTGGGTGGCCAGCCAGCCGGACGTGGCGTTCTGGATCGAGTCCGCGGGCGGCGGCCTCGGCATCGGGCACGCGGGTGGCTGGCTCGCCGCGGCGGAGGGTCCGGAGTGGCTGGAGGTCTCCCCCGAGCGCCGCACTCTCGCGGCCCTGCGCTGGGATCCGGCCTTCGGGGACCGGGCGCAGGAACTGGTGATCGTCGCGCACCAGGCGATCCCGGAGGAGATCGAGGCCGCGCTGCACGGCGCCCTGCTCACCGACGAGGAGCTGGCCGCGGGCGAGCATGCCTGGCGGCGCTATCCCGATCCGTTCGGCTCCTGGCACGAGGAGCCCTGCGCGGACACCGAACTCGCGCCCGGACGCCACGACGCGGGCGCACAAACCGGAAAGGACGACACACTGTGA
- a CDS encoding type B 50S ribosomal protein L31, giving the protein MKPGIHPEYRPVVFQDAATGDAFLTRSTTTSDRTIEWSDGNTYPLVLVDISAWSHPFWTGTRRIMDTAGQVEKFHRRYGRREAGGER; this is encoded by the coding sequence GTGAAACCAGGAATCCATCCCGAGTACCGGCCCGTGGTGTTCCAGGACGCCGCGACCGGGGACGCCTTCCTCACCCGGTCGACGACCACATCGGACCGGACGATCGAGTGGAGCGACGGCAACACCTACCCGCTGGTGCTGGTCGATATCAGTGCCTGGTCACACCCGTTCTGGACCGGCACGCGCCGGATCATGGACACCGCGGGGCAGGTGGAGAAGTTCCACCGCCGCTACGGCAGGCGGGAAGCGGGAGGTGAGCGGTGA
- the rpmF gene encoding 50S ribosomal protein L32 — translation MAVPKRKMSRSNTRSRRARWKAAAPDLVPITVAGERKLVPRALIGHFQRLERSG, via the coding sequence ATGGCGGTACCGAAGCGGAAGATGTCGCGCAGCAACACCAGGTCGCGCCGCGCTCGATGGAAGGCGGCGGCGCCGGACCTGGTGCCGATCACCGTTGCGGGTGAGCGGAAACTGGTGCCACGCGCGCTGATCGGGCACTTCCAGCGGCTGGAGCGCAGCGGCTGA
- a CDS encoding MFS transporter, which translates to MAVLSIRHRLSFAFGSFVTAPFATVPGLLLLPYLTDTMAVPAAAAGAIVLVPKAWDVLFNPVAGRISDRALRRQGSRRPVLLLGGAGVALLFVALFAHPGLGSVAADAGYVVLVFFVAATAYAFFQVPYNALPAEITDSYDERTRMSAWRIAMLALAVLGSGAGAPAIANGIGGVAGYRVMSVAVAALMLAGALVVYLGLRDAPVGTRRELTPRMRELAATMRGWRPFQWLLAVYVVQSIGVGTLLAGVVYTARHVLGDAELQTFLFAGFVGPAMLVMPLWSRLGRRGGKLTGFRIASGLFGGALLVLSAATILPMPVIFGLVALAGVGYAGVQVFPLAILPDLIAVEEQRTGATRAGVAAGLWTAAETLGLALGPGLFGLILATGGYLSTMEHATAAQPDSAITAIVLGFSTIPGILILLGIPLLRRSVLPVPRRATLG; encoded by the coding sequence GTGGCCGTGCTCAGTATCCGCCACCGGCTCAGCTTCGCGTTCGGTTCCTTCGTCACCGCGCCGTTCGCCACGGTGCCCGGCCTGCTGCTGTTGCCCTACCTGACCGACACCATGGCGGTGCCCGCCGCCGCGGCCGGCGCGATCGTGCTGGTGCCCAAGGCCTGGGACGTGCTGTTCAACCCCGTTGCCGGGCGGATCTCCGACCGGGCGCTGCGCAGGCAGGGCAGCCGCAGGCCGGTGCTGTTGCTCGGCGGGGCCGGGGTCGCGCTGCTGTTCGTGGCGTTGTTCGCGCATCCGGGGCTGGGTTCGGTGGCCGCCGACGCCGGTTACGTGGTGCTGGTGTTCTTCGTGGCCGCCACCGCGTACGCCTTCTTCCAGGTGCCCTACAACGCGCTGCCCGCCGAGATCACCGACTCCTACGACGAGCGGACCCGGATGAGCGCATGGCGGATCGCCATGCTGGCGCTGGCCGTGCTGGGCTCCGGAGCCGGGGCGCCCGCGATCGCGAACGGGATCGGCGGGGTGGCCGGATACCGGGTGATGAGCGTCGCGGTGGCCGCGCTGATGCTGGCCGGGGCGCTGGTGGTCTACCTCGGCCTGCGCGACGCCCCGGTGGGCACGCGGCGCGAGCTGACCCCACGGATGCGCGAGCTCGCCGCGACCATGCGGGGCTGGCGGCCGTTCCAATGGCTGCTGGCGGTGTACGTGGTGCAGTCCATCGGTGTGGGCACCCTGCTGGCCGGGGTGGTCTATACCGCGCGGCATGTGCTGGGCGACGCGGAGCTGCAGACCTTCCTGTTCGCCGGTTTCGTCGGCCCGGCGATGCTGGTGATGCCGCTGTGGAGCAGGCTGGGCAGGCGAGGCGGCAAGCTGACCGGGTTCCGGATCGCCAGCGGCCTGTTCGGGGGCGCGCTGCTGGTGCTGAGCGCGGCCACGATCCTGCCGATGCCGGTGATCTTCGGTCTGGTCGCGCTTGCCGGGGTGGGCTACGCGGGGGTGCAGGTGTTCCCGCTGGCCATCCTGCCGGACCTGATCGCGGTCGAGGAGCAGCGCACCGGCGCCACCAGGGCCGGTGTCGCCGCCGGGCTGTGGACCGCAGCCGAGACCCTTGGCCTCGCGCTCGGCCCCGGCCTGTTCGGGCTGATTCTGGCCACCGGCGGCTACCTGTCCACAATGGAACACGCGACCGCGGCGCAACCGGACAGCGCGATCACCGCGATCGTACTGGGCTTCTCCACCATCCCGGGCATTCTCATCCTGCTCGGCATCCCGCTGCTGCGCCGCTCCGTCCTCCCCGTGCCGCGGCGGGCCACGCTCGGGTGA
- a CDS encoding LLM class F420-dependent oxidoreductase gives MKLGYHIGYWSAGPPPGALDAIVQAEQLGFDSVWTAEGYGSDAFTPLAWWGASTSRIRLGTNIVQMAARTPAATAMSAMTMDHLTGGRFVLGLGASGPQVVEGWYGQPYPRPLARTREYVEIVRRVVAREEPVTYDGRFFQLPLAGGTGLGKPLKSTVHPLRTRIPIHLAAEGPKNVALAAEICDGWLPLFFSPRTDAFYRAALAEGFARRPGGAPADFEVAASVPVIVHADVEQAADLIRPSLALYIGGMGAKDVNFHHDVFARMGHADTADKVQELYLGGRKAEAAAAIPTRLVEDIALIGPAGKIREELAAWEETVVTTMLLRGDAATLRSVAEVFAGR, from the coding sequence GTGAAACTCGGCTACCACATCGGGTACTGGTCCGCGGGGCCGCCGCCCGGCGCGCTGGACGCGATCGTGCAGGCGGAGCAGCTCGGGTTCGACTCGGTGTGGACGGCCGAGGGCTATGGCTCGGATGCCTTCACCCCGCTGGCCTGGTGGGGTGCCTCAACCTCCCGGATCCGGCTGGGCACGAACATCGTGCAGATGGCGGCGCGCACCCCGGCTGCGACGGCGATGAGCGCGATGACCATGGACCACCTCACCGGCGGGCGGTTCGTGCTCGGCCTCGGCGCCTCCGGCCCGCAGGTGGTGGAAGGCTGGTACGGCCAGCCCTATCCGCGGCCGCTGGCCCGCACCAGGGAGTACGTGGAGATCGTGCGCCGGGTGGTCGCCAGGGAGGAGCCGGTGACCTACGACGGCCGGTTCTTCCAGCTCCCGCTGGCGGGTGGGACCGGGCTCGGCAAACCGCTGAAGTCCACGGTGCACCCGCTGCGCACCCGCATCCCGATCCACCTCGCCGCCGAGGGGCCGAAGAACGTGGCGCTGGCCGCGGAGATCTGCGACGGCTGGCTGCCACTGTTCTTCTCACCCAGGACCGACGCCTTCTACCGCGCGGCACTGGCGGAGGGGTTCGCCCGCAGGCCGGGTGGTGCGCCTGCCGACTTCGAGGTGGCCGCCTCGGTGCCGGTGATCGTGCACGCCGATGTGGAACAGGCCGCCGACCTGATCCGGCCCTCGCTGGCGCTGTACATCGGCGGGATGGGCGCCAAGGACGTGAACTTCCATCACGATGTCTTCGCCCGGATGGGCCACGCGGACACCGCGGACAAGGTGCAGGAACTCTACCTCGGGGGCCGGAAGGCGGAGGCGGCGGCCGCCATCCCGACCCGGCTGGTGGAGGACATCGCGCTGATCGGCCCGGCCGGCAAGATCCGGGAGGAGCTGGCTGCCTGGGAGGAGACCGTGGTGACCACCATGCTGCTGCGCGGGGACGCGGCGACGCTGCGGTCGGTCGCGGAGGTTTTCGCGGGCCGGTGA
- a CDS encoding oxygenase MpaB family protein, translating into MTEVEDRRAAPSQPLGPDSLTWKYFGDWRGLLIALWAGSMQNMHPGLGAGVEQHSRFFAERWQRLFRSLYPIGGVVYDGPRAHRTALEVRGYHDTIKGVDRYGRRYHALDPDTYYWAHSTFFMGTVLTAERFAGGLTEAQRRQLFEEHVQWYRMYGMSMRPVPESWEAFRAYWEHMCAEVLEDNKATRDVLEIERLPKPGGLRWLPERAWKLVRVPVARGFVWLTVGLFPPAVRARLGYSWSSRDERLHRLLGKAINAAFTLVPFERRYHPRARAGWRRALGKDPADAPLVHTPRRNLPPRAERDSPTHYSPQVQ; encoded by the coding sequence ATGACAGAGGTGGAGGACCGGAGGGCGGCGCCATCGCAGCCGCTCGGGCCGGACTCGCTGACCTGGAAGTACTTCGGTGACTGGCGTGGGCTGCTGATCGCCTTGTGGGCCGGGTCGATGCAGAACATGCACCCCGGGCTGGGCGCAGGGGTCGAGCAGCACTCGCGGTTCTTCGCCGAGCGCTGGCAGCGGCTGTTCCGCTCGCTTTACCCGATCGGCGGAGTGGTCTACGACGGCCCCCGCGCGCACCGGACGGCACTGGAGGTCCGCGGCTACCACGACACCATCAAGGGCGTGGACCGGTACGGGCGCCGCTATCACGCACTCGACCCGGACACCTACTACTGGGCGCACTCCACCTTCTTCATGGGCACGGTGCTGACCGCAGAGCGTTTCGCGGGCGGGCTGACCGAGGCGCAGCGGCGGCAGCTGTTCGAGGAACATGTGCAGTGGTACCGGATGTACGGCATGAGCATGCGCCCGGTGCCCGAGTCCTGGGAGGCGTTCCGCGCCTACTGGGAGCACATGTGCGCCGAGGTGCTCGAGGACAACAAGGCGACAAGGGACGTGCTGGAGATCGAGCGGCTGCCCAAGCCCGGCGGGCTGCGCTGGCTGCCGGAACGGGCCTGGAAGCTGGTGCGGGTGCCGGTCGCCCGCGGGTTCGTCTGGCTCACCGTGGGCCTGTTCCCGCCCGCGGTCCGCGCCCGGCTCGGCTATTCCTGGTCATCCCGGGACGAGCGGCTGCACCGGCTGCTCGGCAAGGCGATCAACGCGGCGTTCACCCTGGTGCCCTTCGAGCGGCGGTACCACCCGCGGGCCCGCGCTGGCTGGCGCCGGGCGCTGGGCAAGGACCCTGCGGACGCGCCGCTGGTGCACACCCCGCGGCGGAACCTGCCGCCGCGGGCGGAACGGGACTCGCCAACGCACTACTCACCGCAGGTCCAGTGA